A region of Spiribacter roseus DNA encodes the following proteins:
- a CDS encoding glycosyltransferase family 4 protein, whose product MADYVAPEPGLCPRVAITNSTTEYVVRFRLPLLNALREGGYDPVAVAPSDAYVGDLHSAGFSHFPLRLQGASTGLVTELTALRDLYHAYRQINPALALHFTPKVDIYGGLVARRLRIPFINNLSGMGTAITRGGWLGALVNGLLRSSQGRAAHVFVQNKDDRDHVLDRNIAQSHRLSVLPGSGIDLNAFPFTPLASTAPPARPVHFVMIARLVAEKGVNEFMEAAKAAHAQSSDIVFSIAGDVPSGHSGTVSESALQAWSASPVMSWLGKVDDVRPLISDADCVVLPSYREGTPHVLLEAAAMGRPIIAADSVGTREPLIDGQTGLLCEPRDSDDLADKMLEMLHLGPARRAEMGQAGRRLMEQYYDVRLVVDAYMDKIRQILG is encoded by the coding sequence ATGGCTGACTACGTAGCGCCTGAGCCCGGGCTGTGCCCTCGGGTTGCGATCACCAACTCAACGACTGAGTACGTCGTCCGCTTTCGGTTGCCTTTGCTTAACGCGCTGCGTGAGGGCGGCTACGATCCGGTAGCGGTAGCGCCATCGGATGCATACGTTGGCGACCTCCACTCAGCCGGGTTCAGTCATTTTCCGCTCCGCCTGCAGGGCGCGAGCACGGGTCTGGTGACCGAGCTGACGGCGTTGCGGGACCTGTACCACGCCTACCGCCAGATCAATCCCGCCCTCGCGCTGCATTTCACACCAAAAGTCGATATCTACGGTGGACTGGTCGCCCGCCGTCTCAGAATCCCCTTCATCAACAACCTTTCGGGCATGGGGACAGCCATCACCCGCGGCGGATGGCTGGGCGCATTGGTGAACGGGCTACTGCGATCATCCCAGGGCAGGGCCGCTCATGTGTTCGTGCAGAACAAGGATGATCGTGACCATGTCCTTGATCGCAATATCGCACAGTCTCATCGGCTATCGGTGCTGCCCGGCTCAGGCATCGATCTGAACGCATTCCCCTTCACGCCGCTGGCGTCGACCGCCCCACCAGCAAGACCCGTCCACTTCGTGATGATCGCCCGGCTCGTTGCTGAGAAAGGCGTTAATGAGTTCATGGAGGCGGCAAAGGCAGCTCATGCCCAAAGCTCGGACATTGTCTTTTCAATTGCGGGTGATGTGCCGAGCGGACACTCTGGCACTGTTTCTGAATCCGCTCTGCAGGCTTGGTCTGCATCACCCGTCATGAGTTGGCTCGGCAAGGTAGACGACGTGAGGCCATTGATCAGCGATGCTGACTGCGTCGTCCTACCGTCATATCGCGAAGGCACCCCCCACGTTCTTCTGGAGGCAGCCGCCATGGGCCGACCGATCATCGCGGCGGATAGCGTTGGCACGCGTGAGCCGCTGATTGACGGGCAGACCGGGCTGCTCTGTGAGCCGCGCGACTCGGACGATCTCGCTGACAAGATGCTTGAAATGCTCCATCTGGGACCCGCCCGCCGTGCGGAGATGGGGCAGGCGGGTCGCCGTTTGATGGAGCAATATTATGATGTCCGCCTCGTCGTTGATGCGTACATGGATAAAATCCGCCAGATCCTTGGTTAG